The region TCAAGTCGCACCCATCTTGTCCGAGCCAGAAACGATATGGAGTAAGCTCTACAAACGGGACTTCGTCGTCAACATTTCAATTTCAGGCGAAAATCGTCCTCTCCGACAATTGGCATCGCTTGGCGGACAATCTGAGACATCCTCCACGCTTGGAGCCACGGAACCGGGAACAACCcttgtggtctggtcagctctggtctggttgacgCTCTCCAGTCAGTCCCATCAGCTCCGCGAGTTTGAAAGGACAGCTGGAGCATGCACCAGGAGCAGTTCATTGACGAGACTATCCTGCTTGAAACCCATCACCCATCAGCTGCTACTGATACAattgctggtgctgttgctctTGCCGAACATCTTCGACACTCCCCATCCCTCGTCACACTGGATCCGTCCGTGTTTCGACCGATTCCTGACTCCAGTCCTCCACGATTTCGAAAGCTTTCACAGTCGGCCGCAGCTCCTGCCCGACTGCCACGAACATCGtcgttgctgccgccgccacgccCTGTAGCGGCTGCAGCAACGACAGCCGCGACCCTAACTCCAGCATATTCTCCGAGCGAAGATCCTCCCTTGAACCACGATTATTCTTCTCGCCTGGATACCCTCCCCGCCACACCGCCCAACGAGCCTGAATACGACCCTGAGACGGAACCCAGGCTCTTTGGTTCCAGGATTGAACTACCCGTACTAACCTTGCCTCCCATCTTACCACTCGACTTACTCGACGAGAGCGACCCGTCCCATCCACCAGGCTTGGAAGCTTTGCCTGGTGGTGACTTGATTGACAGTAATATCACGGCAACATCACCGGCGAAAACCGAATCTGCTTCCTTTTCTGAGCCATCGCTCACAATGCCTTACGAAACTGTAAAGGAGCCATTTGCTCCGGCCGGGCGAGGTCACTCACGGAGTCGGAATGGGAAAAGCAGCGTAGATCTAGCCAAGCCTCGGACGGTCAAGCCTCCATCGCAAAAGGCCATGTTATCACGGGCTTTGCAAAAGGCGAACACAGCAGTCCAACTTGACAATGCACAAAATTTCGAAGGCGCCAGGGAATCGTATGCggaggcttgtgagcttTTGCAACACGTGCTTCTGAAAACAACTGCCGacgaagacaagaagaagctagaGGCAATTGTAAGTGCAAACATGTCCGCCTCCTTCTGAACTGGGTCAGCTAACCTGAGCTTTGTAGCGACGAACCTATGCTGCACGCATCGAGGAACTGGACCAAATGGCCCCATCATGGCAACCTACAGGCAATAAAGAATTACCCGCCCGACCAGGCAGTCCGGAGGAGCACGAAGAAGAGTCTCCCCAGGAGGAAGTGGTCGAAATCGGAACTGCAAACCCGGTGGCCCATGCGAAAGATGAAGGCGATGGTCAACAGCTGCAAAGGCAACGCCAGCAAGATACCAGATATCTCAGTGATAGCTCCCAAGAAACGTCGCGATCAGGACGATTGACTACGGAGCAACCGTCCCTTCACTCCGCCTTCTCGCGATCGCCTGCCAGACTCCGGGCTAATGACGAATATACCACGGAACCCAGCCGTGCACCACAACCTCTGGCGGCGCGCCGTCCTGCATCGCCAGCTAAACCGCAGCACGAACGTTATGACTCGGAAGATAGAGGTACTGATTCTTACCACTCTGGTTCTTGGAGCGGATCCAGAGACGGTGCGGGACATTATAGAAATGAAAGTCAAAACTCATGGCTGGACCCTATTGACGAGTCTGGCGGGTCATCTGGCGGAACCTCCTCTGGCCACTCCAGGGGATCATCTGGGTTTCGTACAGATCACATTCGTGGCCTCAGTGGAAATACCGAGGCCGAGTTCGATACGGCTTTGGATGCGGCTATCGAGGCTGCATATGATGAGGGATACGAACCCATGGAACCAACCGAGTACGATACCATAGACCGTACTGAAGAGATTGTCACAAAGGCACTCCGAAAAGTCGAAGCTGCGCGAGAGCGCGTCAGACAGACGGAGCGAGAAGCATACCCAGAGGAATTTCAAAGACAAGCAACCGAGAAAAGGACGAAGGAGACGTCCGGTGGGTTTTACGAAGATTTGTCCTCAGACGAGGAGGAACGTCTGTTGGAAGAAATGACCCGGGAGTACAACATTGAGGACTTCATGATGAACGACGGTCAAAGGCCAACCACGGGGCAACCTTCCCAGGCTCCGCGCAGCCAAGACACGCCAGGATTGGCAAGAGGGACGCGAAATACAAATCTTCCAAATATGCGATCCTTGGCCGCTACTGTAGACCGATCAAAGATGCCACCACCGCACCCAGTGCCCAAAAGCCTGCAACCATCCGCTCCTCCACCCAAACAGTCACTACCAGAGCTGCCCCTAACTCGGCCACAATCACCCGGGCAAACGGTTCGAAATCGTCGTTTGTCGGGCCAAAACCCCAAGCAACTGAAGATTCAGACAACGCAACTCCGACCCGCACCTGCTGCGAGCTTTGAGGACTTGTCGCAAATGAAACCTACCTCGGCACCCGACATCCCATCCGAGGCGAACGTTGGCGAACGGCCACAAACGAGTAGGTCGGCAAGGAAGCTAACACCACCGAGCTTAGATGCGCCACTCATTGAGCCGAGAGTGTTTGGATCACCACCTCATCAGCGTGGTCAAATAGATATCGATGATAGCATTGCCGGGCGGTCAGGCTCACCCACTGTCAACAAGCTTCGAAAGAACTTCTCTTCGTCCAGCTTGCGAAGCATGAAGAGTCGCAATATGTCCTTGTCTAATCTTGACGACGCGTCTGATATGTCTCCTGGGACCCCATCGAGCAATCACTTTGGAAGCGCTAGAACACCTGCCATACCGGCGATCCCTACGCCACTGGCGACGTCTCTCCGCGAGCAAATGGACTCGGCCTCACCAGGAACCTTGTATCTCTTTGAGGATAATATTCACCTACCGGCTACACCTGGCTCACCAAATCCAATGGTCTTGGACCCGCCGGTGGCTCTTGAACCTTGCCCCAACGATGTGATGCTGCGGCCGTTTTGGCTTATGCGGTGTTTGTATCAGACATTGGCGCATCCCCGCGGAGGCTACTTGAGCACGAAGCTGTTTGTTCCTCGAGATGTTTGGAAAGTGAAGGGTGTCAAACTAAAGAATGTGGAGGACAAGATCTCAAACTGTGACTTCCTCACGGCTGCTCTCCTCAAACTTGCCAAGGTTGACACTTGCGATGCGGATGCCGTACTGGACGAGATGCAGTCTCTGGAGGGTGTTCTAGAGCAGGTGCAGACTGCACTCACCCGTAAACTTGGCAACGAAGTTGGTGTGCAAGGATCGGTGGTATTGTTCAAGGAAGCATCAaatgttgttgatggcgatggggCAGCAAGCGTCCCGCGAACTGCTAGCGTCTCTGGTAAATCTTCATCCTTCTCTTGGAGACGCCTTCGTTCCAAGAATTCGAACATGGGCTTGGGAGGGGCATACAACAGCCGGATGACTGGAGGAGAAGGGGCCAAGGATTCGGCCACAATGCCAACGCTGCCCATGACACCTCAACCCACTAGTCGTCCTCCAAAACGGGAACTTGGCCAGGCTCAGTTTATCGGGCCCAACGCGCACTACATGAGCTCACTCGCTCGCCTGTTCGACGCAGCGCAAGCGATAGGTAAGATGATTCTCACGATGACAGTGATGTAATGCTGTTCGCAGTTAGAACTAACAAGTTTTTGGTAGATCAAATCGCGCGACAAGTCGATGATCCCGGGCTGAGGCACGCGGACAAGACGCAAGTGGGACTGGAACTTTGCACCCGTCATGCTGCAGAGTTTTTTGGGTTTTATATTTGTAGGTTTGTATTGACAGATCTTGGCACACTGCTGGATAAGTTTATCAAGAGAGGGAGTGAATGGGTACTGGCATGAGGGGGTGCATACTTTTGTATTTTGCTTTCACCTGACGGAGGTCTGAGGAGTCGAGATTTGTGTACAGTTGCATGGAAACCACTGCAGGCGATTTATTTGGGAACGACTACACTACTACCATTACTACCACCATTATCACTTCTACGGCATATGCGGACGGCGGCTCATCTGCTTTTGATTCAGTTATACTTGATGCACACCGCATTTTGgagcgatggcgatgaaggtTTGCTTGGGCTCTGTATGATAAACTATGGAGAATCATGTTTGACAGATATTCTGACCAATGTTTGGGGTCCATTTCGTGTTGACTCTATGCCATGAAGTTTAACGTGTACTCTGATGCAGTTTAGAGTTGGCACCGCATCGTGGTTTATG is a window of Pochonia chlamydosporia 170 chromosome 5, whole genome shotgun sequence DNA encoding:
- a CDS encoding GTP-binding protein (similar to Colletotrichum gloeosporioides Nara gc5 XP_007272912.1) → MHQEQFIDETILLETHHPSAATDTIAGAVALAEHLRHSPSLVTLDPSVFRPIPDSSPPRFRKLSQSAAAPARLPRTSSLLPPPRPVAAAATTAATLTPAYSPSEDPPLNHDYSSRLDTLPATPPNEPEYDPETEPRLFGSRIELPVLTLPPILPLDLLDESDPSHPPGLEALPGGDLIDSNITATSPAKTESASFSEPSLTMPYETVKEPFAPAGRGHSRSRNGKSSVDLAKPRTVKPPSQKAMLSRALQKANTAVQLDNAQNFEGARESYAEACELLQHVLLKTTADEDKKKLEAIRRTYAARIEELDQMAPSWQPTGNKELPARPGSPEEHEEESPQEEVVEIGTANPVAHAKDEGDGQQLQRQRQQDTRYLSDSSQETSRSGRLTTEQPSLHSAFSRSPARLRANDEYTTEPSRAPQPLAARRPASPAKPQHERYDSEDRGTDSYHSGSWSGSRDGAGHYRNESQNSWLDPIDESGGSSGGTSSGHSRGSSGFRTDHIRGLSGNTEAEFDTALDAAIEAAYDEGYEPMEPTEYDTIDRTEEIVTKALRKVEAARERVRQTEREAYPEEFQRQATEKRTKETSGGFYEDLSSDEEERLLEEMTREYNIEDFMMNDGQRPTTGQPSQAPRSQDTPGLARGTRNTNLPNMRSLAATVDRSKMPPPHPVPKSLQPSAPPPKQSLPELPLTRPQSPGQTVRNRRLSGQNPKQLKIQTTQLRPAPAASFEDLSQMKPTSAPDIPSEANVGERPQTSRSARKLTPPSLDAPLIEPRVFGSPPHQRGQIDIDDSIAGRSGSPTVNKLRKNFSSSSLRSMKSRNMSLSNLDDASDMSPGTPSSNHFGSARTPAIPAIPTPLATSLREQMDSASPGTLYLFEDNIHLPATPGSPNPMVLDPPVALEPCPNDVMLRPFWLMRCLYQTLAHPRGGYLSTKLFVPRDVWKVKGVKLKNVEDKISNCDFLTAALLKLAKVDTCDADAVLDEMQSLEGVLEQVQTALTRKLGNEVGVQGSVVLFKEASNVVDGDGAASVPRTASVSGKSSSFSWRRLRSKNSNMGLGGAYNSRMTGGEGAKDSATMPTLPMTPQPTSRPPKRELGQAQFIGPNAHYMSSLARLFDAAQAIDQIARQVDDPGLRHADKTQVGLELCTRHAAEFFGFYICRFVLTDLGTLLDKFIKRGSEWVLA